The genome window GTAAGGTTGACCACCCCGGCCTTGCTGGAGCAGTAGGCCGCACGGTTGAAATAGCCGATGACCCCGTTCTGGGAGGCGATGTTGACGATCTTGCCGGACTTTCTCCGAATCATCCCACGAGCCACCGCCTGGGAGCAAAAGAAAACCCCCTTGAGGTTGACGTCCAACACCCGGTCCCAGTCCTGCTCCGTCACCTCCAGGGCGGGCTTGGAGATATTGATGCCCGCGTTGTTGATCAGAATATCGATCCCTCCGAACCGCTCGGTGGCTTTCTCGACCATGCGTTCGATGCTCTTGAGCGAGGTCACGTCCAGGGACACCGCCATGCACTTCCTGCCCAGTTTCCGGATCCCCTTTCCGGTCTGACGCGCATTTCCAATCCTGCCCGGCAAATCGGTCACCACCAGGTTGGCTCCGGCTTGAGCCAGGGCCAATGCGATGCTGCGTCCGAGGCCCGATCCCGCACCGGTCACCAGGGCCACCCGGCCGTCAACACGCATCGAGGGCAGCGGTGCGTCGTGAGAATCCATCGGCCTATCTCCAGTCTGTCCGGAACTCCGCTGTTTCGTCCCCTATGAGCCGCCCCGTCGAATGGGACGGCTGCGCGCCTGGGTGAAGGGGGAAGTTTGAAGTTTGAAGTGTGAAGTGTGAAGAGCTGTACGGTCGACACGCGTAGCATCTTGTCGGTTTCGGCGCAGTCCTTCCAATAAGCGCGGTCAGTTCGTCAGGTGCTTGCCCGTTCCCGAAACGCTCGGCTGACGACTCTTCCCTCTGTACTCTCCACTCTTCACTCTTCACTCTCCACTCTTCGCTAAAGTCAGCCCCTGCACGGATGACTTCGGCGGTCGGGGGAAGCAGTAGGCCAGCAGCCCCGCCAGGGCCAACCCGACCAGAAACGGCAGGGGAACCACCCAGACGAAGGAGAGGCTCTTTTCCATGCCGAACCACTCCTTCCCGAAACAGATGAAGAGACTGGCCAGCGTCCCGGCCAGGAACCCAAGCAGGGCGGCCTGTTTGCCCGCGCGGCGAAACAGGATTCCGGCAAAGAACAGCACTCCCAGGGGGCCCACGAAAATGTGGTTCAGGCGTCCGGTGAGCTCGACCAGGTTCCAGTCGGTGCGGGTAGCCATCACAGCGGTGCCGGTCGCGGTGGCGATTCCCACCAGGCCCGCCAGCAGAGACACCGCCCGGTCGGCCCACAGGGTCCGCACCTGGGCCTTGAAGAGCCCGAATCTCTGAAAGAAGTCGGAGACCACCACTCCCGAGATGGAGTTGATGCCGGAACTCAGGCTGGACATGGCGGCGGCCAGCAGGGCAGCCAGCAGCAGCCCCGACACCCCGGCCGGCAGCTCTTCCACGATGAAAATCGGCATCACCCGATCGGCCCTGGCAGCGATCTCCTCCTGAAAGGCCTGCACCGGCGCGGCCGACTGGCTGGCATAGAAGGCAAACAACGACAACCCGCAGAAGAGCAGCGCCAGCATCACTGCAAAATTGAAGCCGGCGAACATCCAGACACTCTTGCGTGCGGCCGACAGATCGGGGCAGCTCAGATAGCGCTGAACCGCCACCTGGTCGCCTCCCAGGGTGCAGATGTTCCAGAAGAAGTTGCCCATGACGATTCCGACCACGGTGATGCGAACGGTCAGGTCCCAGCTGAAGGTCTGAATCTCGGTCCTGCCCGCTTCGGAGAAGGTCTGCCACCAGGTTGCCGGGCCGCTCCCCAGCGAGAATCCGATCAGCACCGGAATGGCCAGGGCGCCGCCCAGCAGAATCATCAACTGCAGGTTGTCCGTCCAGACCACCGTTCGCAGCCCACCGGCAGTGGTATAGAAAGTGGTCACCAGGCCTGTGGCGATGATGGTGAAGTAGAGGTCCCAACCGGTGATCTCGGCCACGGCGAAACTGCAGGTGTAGATGATCAGTCCCATCCAGATGATGGTCCGCAGCACGAAGAGAAAGGAGGCCAGGCTGCGAAAGCTCACGTCGAAGCGCTTCTCCAGGTACTCGTAGACGCTGGTGATGGGAAGGCGCCGCAGCACCGGAATCAGAATGCGATTGGCCACCGGCACGAACAGGGGCATGGCGATGATGCCGGACAGGTAGGCGATGCCGTAACGCATCATCTCGCCCGGCACCGACAGGAAGGTGATGGTGGAGAGCAGGGTGGCCATCATGCTGCCGCCCAGCAGCATCCAGTGCATGCTGCGGCCGCCCAGCAGATATTCCTCCCTGGAAGTCTGGCGGCGGGAGAAATAGATGCCGATCCCCGACAGCGCCGCCATGTAGACGACGACCACCACCAGGTCCAGCGTCGTCAGTTGCATTCTTTGCCCCTTCGGTCGCGGCTCAACCGCGCATCGCCCAACCCGCTAGGTCTGCCTGGCCTGGGCTTCGGCATGGACCTCCCGAATCTGACCAACCAGCTCTCGGGCGCGGTGCCGCACCATGCCCGAGATCTCGGAGCAGATCAGGAAGGAAAACCCTCGATCGATCCAGAAGCCGGCCTGCTCCAGGGTTCCCACCACCATGCCGCAGTTCTTGCCCATGTCCCGGGCCTGGCGCCACACCCGCTCGATGGCCGCCACTACCTCGGGGTGATCGGTATGGCTCCAGCGGCCCATGTTCAGGGAAAGATCGTAGGGACCCAGCATGGCCGCATCGATCCAGTCGTGGGGGATCAGCGAGGCCATGTCCTCGATCCCGGCGGGGCTTTCGAACTGGGTCGTGATGAACAGGCCGGACTCCACTTCGTCCCAACCCTGGCGGTCCAGGCCTCGATTGGCAAAAATGGCGGGTCCGCCGGGGCCTCGGCGGCCCTTGGGAGGAATGAAGGCTCCCTCGCGAATGGCCCGGACCTGGTCCTGACTCTCCGTCCAGGGGACCATCAGGCCGGCCGCTCCCATGTCCAGGTACCTCCGAATCAGGTGATAGAGGGCGGCTTCCGGACGAATCAATAGGGGAAAGTCGAGCAGTCGTGCCGTGCGGCAGAGCTCCTCGGCGGTGTGCAGGTCGGCCGAGCTGTGCTCCATGTCCAGCACGGCGAAGTCCAGGCCTTCGGACTTGAAGATCTCCAGGTATCCCGCCCAGTGATCGAAGGTCATAAGGATTCCCAGGGTCAGCTCTCTTTGGTGGACTTTGGATTTCAAGCGGGTGGCCAGCAAGGGTCCTCCTTGGCTTTTCGGGACTTTGAGGCAGGCTGAGGTGAGGCGGCGCCAGCCGGGGGCGATTCCAGGGGCCGCCGGAGCGGTGCCGTCCCGGCGGCCCCCAGCGAGGGCCGGCCGGACACCACAACCGGGGCGGGCTGAAAAGGCCGTATTCTACCCAGTTTGCCCGTCGACATTCCAGTGAAATAGAATGTTGGGGACGACTGAGAGATCCTGTACACTGAGGAACCTTTCCGAGAGGTAACCATGGCCGTGCTGGAACAATTTTCCCTCAAGGGCCGGATCGCTCTGGTGACCGCCGGAGCCGGGCCCCAGTTCGGCAGCAGCCTGTCGGAAGGCCTGGCCGAAGCCGGAGCCACGGTGATCGTGGCCTCCCGCTCCCTGCAACGAAACCTGGATTTCGCCCGGGGGTTGAAGGAGCGGGGCTACGACGCCCACGGCATGCAGGTCGACATCTGCGAGACCGACTCCATTCAGCGACTGCACGACCGCATCCTGGAGCAGTTCGGCCGCCTGGACATCCTGGTCAACAGCGCCCTGGC of Acidobacteriota bacterium contains these proteins:
- a CDS encoding 3-oxoacyl-ACP reductase FabG — its product is MDSHDAPLPSMRVDGRVALVTGAGSGLGRSIALALAQAGANLVVTDLPGRIGNARQTGKGIRKLGRKCMAVSLDVTSLKSIERMVEKATERFGGIDILINNAGINISKPALEVTEQDWDRVLDVNLKGVFFCSQAVARGMIRRKSGKIVNIASQNGVIGYFNRAAYCSSKAGVVNLTRVLAIEWAGQNINVNAVGPTFVRTPLTEKLFQDESFSREILSRIPLGRLGKPEDVAGAVVFLSSPAADLITGHTLLVDGGWTAI
- a CDS encoding sodium/solute symporter (Members of the Solute:Sodium Symporter (SSS), TC 2.A.21 as described in tcdb.org, catalyze solute:Na+ symport. Known solutes for members of the family include sugars, amino acids, nucleosides, inositols, vitamins, urea or anions, depending on the system.), whose product is MQLTTLDLVVVVVYMAALSGIGIYFSRRQTSREEYLLGGRSMHWMLLGGSMMATLLSTITFLSVPGEMMRYGIAYLSGIIAMPLFVPVANRILIPVLRRLPITSVYEYLEKRFDVSFRSLASFLFVLRTIIWMGLIIYTCSFAVAEITGWDLYFTIIATGLVTTFYTTAGGLRTVVWTDNLQLMILLGGALAIPVLIGFSLGSGPATWWQTFSEAGRTEIQTFSWDLTVRITVVGIVMGNFFWNICTLGGDQVAVQRYLSCPDLSAARKSVWMFAGFNFAVMLALLFCGLSLFAFYASQSAAPVQAFQEEIAARADRVMPIFIVEELPAGVSGLLLAALLAAAMSSLSSGINSISGVVVSDFFQRFGLFKAQVRTLWADRAVSLLAGLVGIATATGTAVMATRTDWNLVELTGRLNHIFVGPLGVLFFAGILFRRAGKQAALLGFLAGTLASLFICFGKEWFGMEKSLSFVWVVPLPFLVGLALAGLLAYCFPRPPKSSVQGLTLAKSGE
- a CDS encoding aldolase/citrate lyase family protein, coding for MLATRLKSKVHQRELTLGILMTFDHWAGYLEIFKSEGLDFAVLDMEHSSADLHTAEELCRTARLLDFPLLIRPEAALYHLIRRYLDMGAAGLMVPWTESQDQVRAIREGAFIPPKGRRGPGGPAIFANRGLDRQGWDEVESGLFITTQFESPAGIEDMASLIPHDWIDAAMLGPYDLSLNMGRWSHTDHPEVVAAIERVWRQARDMGKNCGMVVGTLEQAGFWIDRGFSFLICSEISGMVRHRARELVGQIREVHAEAQARQT